In Bifidobacterium actinocoloniiforme DSM 22766, a genomic segment contains:
- a CDS encoding beta-galactosidase: MTDKPSAGTDGRPAMQVDRILFGAAYYDEYMPEDRIETDMRMMEAAGITTIRIAESTWSTLEPQPGEFDFTHVDRALEAAGRHGIQVIVGTPTYAVPAWLVHMHPDVLARTPQGQQTYGARQIMDIVNPAYRWYGERVIRTLVAHVADHPSVIGYQVDNETKYYDCVSPDMQALFVKHLRKVFHDDLDALNREFGLDYWSNRVDSWQDFPDVTATINGSLAAEFDKFRRSLVSEYLSWQADIVREYARPGQFVTHNFDFEWRGYSYGVQPAVDHFQAAKALDIAGVDIYHPTEDDLTGKEIAFGGDMTRSIKGGANYLVLETEAQGQNGWLPYPGQLRLQAYSHLASGADGVMYWHWHSIHNSFETYWKGLLSHDLEPNPTYEEAGVFGREIADPQVGESLRHLRKRNRVAIMVSNEALTALNWFSLDTGFPGGTEYTYNDVVRRVYDALFELNVECDFVNCDASADELSRYAMIVTPALYSTPGYTLERLREYARQGGFLLSTVRSFVADEYLKVWHDRAPHMLADVFGMTYNQFTRAKEVGLTLADGLGATDSAKEGAFAPGCCQALIELLKPDADTEVLAGYDHPVWSSYAAITRHRFGQGQAEWVGSLLAPQAMKAVLAQAVKRAGLWGPTQDLAGRIAVRQGVNGRGESVTYLLNYSPRPAALAAPSAGRLLLGPDKGTQVAAGEDLKVNPWDLAVIVGTTG; encoded by the coding sequence ATGACGGACAAGCCATCCGCTGGGACTGATGGCAGGCCGGCCATGCAGGTGGACCGCATACTGTTCGGCGCGGCGTATTACGACGAGTACATGCCGGAGGATCGGATAGAGACCGATATGCGGATGATGGAGGCGGCCGGCATCACCACGATCCGTATCGCTGAATCCACATGGTCCACCCTGGAGCCCCAGCCCGGAGAGTTCGACTTCACCCATGTGGACCGGGCCCTGGAGGCGGCGGGCCGGCACGGCATCCAGGTCATCGTGGGCACACCTACGTATGCGGTGCCCGCCTGGCTGGTGCACATGCATCCTGACGTGCTGGCGCGCACGCCCCAAGGGCAGCAGACCTACGGGGCGCGGCAGATCATGGATATCGTCAACCCGGCCTACCGCTGGTACGGCGAGCGGGTCATCCGCACCCTCGTCGCCCACGTGGCCGACCACCCCAGCGTGATCGGCTACCAGGTTGACAACGAGACCAAGTATTACGATTGCGTCTCGCCCGACATGCAGGCCCTGTTCGTCAAGCACCTGCGCAAGGTCTTCCATGACGACCTGGACGCCCTCAACCGCGAGTTCGGTCTGGACTACTGGTCCAACCGGGTCGACTCCTGGCAGGACTTCCCCGACGTGACGGCTACGATCAACGGTTCCTTGGCGGCCGAGTTCGATAAGTTCCGCCGCTCTCTGGTCAGTGAGTACCTGTCCTGGCAGGCGGATATCGTGCGCGAATACGCCCGGCCCGGGCAGTTCGTGACCCATAATTTCGACTTCGAGTGGCGGGGCTACTCCTACGGGGTCCAGCCCGCCGTGGACCACTTCCAGGCCGCCAAGGCGCTCGATATCGCCGGCGTGGACATCTACCATCCAACCGAGGACGATCTGACCGGCAAGGAAATCGCCTTCGGCGGCGATATGACGCGCTCGATCAAGGGCGGCGCCAACTACCTGGTCTTGGAGACGGAGGCCCAGGGGCAAAACGGCTGGCTGCCCTACCCCGGGCAGTTGAGGCTCCAAGCATACAGCCATTTGGCTTCCGGCGCGGATGGCGTGATGTACTGGCACTGGCATTCCATCCACAACTCCTTCGAGACTTACTGGAAGGGGCTGCTCTCTCACGATTTGGAGCCCAATCCCACCTACGAGGAGGCCGGGGTGTTCGGCCGTGAAATCGCCGATCCGCAGGTGGGCGAGAGCCTGAGGCACCTGCGCAAGCGCAACCGCGTGGCCATCATGGTCTCCAACGAGGCCCTGACCGCCCTGAACTGGTTCTCCCTGGACACCGGTTTCCCCGGGGGCACCGAGTACACTTACAATGACGTGGTCCGCCGGGTCTACGACGCCCTCTTTGAGCTCAACGTGGAATGCGACTTCGTCAACTGCGACGCCAGCGCTGACGAGCTTTCCCGATACGCCATGATCGTGACCCCGGCCCTGTACAGCACCCCGGGATACACGCTTGAACGCCTGCGGGAGTATGCGCGGCAGGGCGGCTTCCTCCTGTCCACCGTGCGCTCTTTCGTGGCGGACGAGTACCTGAAAGTCTGGCATGATCGGGCCCCGCACATGCTTGCGGACGTGTTCGGCATGACCTACAACCAGTTCACCCGGGCCAAGGAAGTCGGATTGACCCTGGCCGACGGTCTGGGAGCCACGGACTCCGCCAAGGAGGGCGCCTTCGCGCCCGGCTGCTGCCAGGCCCTGATCGAGCTGCTTAAACCGGATGCGGACACCGAAGTGCTGGCTGGCTACGACCATCCGGTATGGTCGTCCTACGCCGCCATAACCCGTCACCGGTTCGGGCAGGGCCAGGCGGAGTGGGTTGGCAGTCTGCTCGCGCCGCAGGCGATGAAAGCGGTGCTGGCCCAAGCGGTCAAACGGGCGGGGCTGTGGGGCCCGACCCAGGATCTGGCGGGTCGCATCGCCGTGCGCCAGGGGGTTAACGGCCGAGGCGAGAGCGTGACCTATCTGCTCAACTACAGTCCTCGACCGGCCGCGCTGGCTGCCCCCAGCGCCGGAAGGTTGCTGCTGGGACCTGACAAGGGGACCCAGGTGGCGGCAGGGGAGGACCTGAAGGTAAACCCCTGGGACCTGGCCGTCATCGTGGGTACCACGGGCTGA
- a CDS encoding MFS transporter — protein sequence MNDSAIRTASAQERLAAHQAAIAAAEKDPTLSPETGKPVDKKTIIRFGLSFLLFGVFWMSGLGIVSFVLLPEHLKQVPGVSPEYLIGVVNACTAVASLVSNLLFGNFSDRSRSRYGRRTPWVLGGAVLGGVTLFLTGMTTNPVLLTIVYCLCMFGLNCMIAPLVAVLSDRVPSGVRGTLSAFYGAGSTVGSPIGSLLGAAFVSHMVSGFALAGLLMFLGGIVSILIMPKEQSADYLPKDSGSLIDVVKSFQPPRLHGAHDFYKAFVGRLCMLLSYQMISTYQMYIVEKYVGQTVKEAAGTIAVMSVITMIVTLVGSLVSGPISDAIGRRKVPVVVASGLFAIGIAMPWVMPSAMGMYLYAGIAGFGYGVYSSVDQALNVDVLPSKDQAGKDLGILNLSTTLGQMAGPLVMSAIVLHFGYAAAFPTAIVSALVGCVFIMAIRTVK from the coding sequence ATGAACGACTCTGCAATAAGAACGGCTTCCGCCCAGGAACGGCTGGCAGCCCACCAGGCCGCGATCGCGGCAGCCGAAAAGGACCCGACGCTTTCGCCGGAAACGGGAAAACCAGTAGATAAGAAGACCATCATACGCTTCGGCTTGAGCTTCCTGCTTTTCGGCGTCTTCTGGATGTCGGGCCTGGGCATAGTCAGCTTCGTGCTGCTGCCTGAACACCTGAAGCAGGTGCCGGGCGTCTCGCCTGAGTACCTGATTGGTGTGGTCAACGCCTGCACGGCCGTGGCCTCCCTGGTCTCCAATCTGCTGTTCGGTAACTTCTCCGACCGCTCCCGTTCCCGTTACGGGCGTCGCACGCCCTGGGTGCTGGGTGGCGCCGTGTTGGGTGGCGTGACGCTCTTCCTGACCGGCATGACGACCAACCCGGTGCTCCTGACCATCGTCTACTGCCTGTGCATGTTTGGTCTGAACTGCATGATCGCGCCCCTGGTCGCCGTCCTGTCCGACCGCGTGCCCTCCGGCGTGCGCGGCACCCTGTCCGCCTTCTACGGCGCCGGCTCCACGGTCGGCTCGCCAATCGGCTCCCTGCTGGGCGCCGCGTTCGTCTCCCACATGGTGTCCGGTTTCGCGCTCGCGGGCCTGCTCATGTTCCTGGGCGGCATCGTGTCCATCCTGATCATGCCCAAGGAGCAGAGCGCCGACTACCTGCCCAAGGACAGCGGTTCGCTCATCGACGTCGTCAAGTCCTTCCAGCCTCCCCGTCTGCACGGCGCCCATGACTTTTACAAGGCGTTCGTGGGCCGTCTGTGCATGTTGCTGAGCTACCAGATGATCTCCACCTACCAGATGTACATCGTGGAGAAGTACGTGGGGCAGACCGTGAAGGAAGCGGCCGGTACGATCGCCGTCATGTCGGTCATCACCATGATTGTCACCCTGGTCGGTTCGCTGGTCTCCGGCCCCATCTCGGACGCCATCGGCCGCCGTAAGGTGCCGGTCGTGGTGGCCTCCGGTTTGTTCGCCATCGGTATCGCCATGCCATGGGTCATGCCCTCGGCCATGGGCATGTACCTCTACGCCGGCATCGCCGGTTTCGGCTACGGCGTCTACTCCTCAGTGGACCAGGCTCTGAACGTGGATGTGCTGCCCAGCAAGGACCAGGCCGGCAAGGATTTGGGCATTCTCAACCTGTCCACCACCCTGGGCCAGATGGCAGGCCCGCTGGTCATGTCCGCCATTGTGCTGCACTTCGGCTACGCGGCCGCTTTCCCGACCGCCATCGTCTCGGCATTGGTCGGCTGCGTCTTCATCATGGCCATCAGGACGGTCAAGTGA
- a CDS encoding TetR/AcrR family transcriptional regulator encodes MARKVRKTPQARREEITNATARLVSEKGYNGITLKDVADAVGMSQPGVLHYAGSKEGLLSLIVTEVYAVYGTPEEFLTTGLPGSDPASPHFPAYLRYLVKHNVSQPELVQLFMVLQAESFDPSHPLHDYFKFRAERVWKHYSQTHWKLPEGMDWKRDMKPYVRMSLEAMDGIQLRWLREPPMDYLKEWSAFERAIYPSPTWDLYR; translated from the coding sequence ATGGCCAGGAAAGTACGCAAGACGCCGCAGGCCCGCCGCGAGGAAATCACCAACGCCACAGCCCGGCTGGTGAGCGAGAAGGGCTACAACGGCATCACCCTTAAGGACGTGGCCGACGCGGTGGGCATGTCGCAACCGGGCGTCCTGCACTATGCGGGCTCCAAGGAGGGCCTGCTCTCCTTGATAGTGACGGAAGTCTACGCGGTCTACGGCACGCCTGAGGAGTTTCTTACCACCGGACTGCCCGGCTCCGACCCTGCCTCCCCGCACTTCCCGGCCTACCTGCGCTACCTGGTCAAGCACAACGTCAGCCAACCCGAGCTGGTCCAGCTGTTCATGGTGCTCCAAGCCGAGTCTTTCGACCCCTCCCACCCCCTGCACGACTATTTCAAATTCCGGGCCGAGCGCGTCTGGAAACATTACTCGCAAACCCATTGGAAGCTGCCCGAAGGCATGGACTGGAAGCGCGACATGAAGCCCTACGTGCGCATGAGTCTGGAGGCCATGGACGGCATTCAGCTCCGCTGGCTGCGCGAGCCCCCCATGGACTACCTCAAGGAATGGTCCGCCTTCGAGCGCGCCATCTACCCCTCCCCCACCTGGGACCTTTACCGGTGA
- a CDS encoding glycoside hydrolase family 3 N-terminal domain-containing protein, which translates to MERTIMEDETALDGAPYRNPSLGIDERLADLLGRMTLEEKVGQVMQLDARGGVEGPILERHVGSLLHASAERLQEARRLVEQTRLRIPLIIGDDCIHGHSFFEGATIFPVQLGMATTFDTEMARRIARAAAEEVSTTGIHWTFSPVLCIARDTRWGRVDETFGEDPYLIGEMGSAMVRGYQGGSAMEGELPRDAILATAKHFAGYSETQGGRDASEADLSHRKLRSWFLPPFERMAREGCASFMMGYQSIDGIPVTINDWLLNQVLRGEWGYSGTLVTDWDNVGRMVWEQKVEPDYTHAAAAAVKAGNDLIMNTPGFYEGALDALCQGLLSEEELDQAVSRVLALKFRLGLFEDPRLPDLERQRAVIGSEEHQELNLEAARESVVLLKNDGLLPLSGGDGSASGARRIAVVGPLADDAQTQLGDWAGGSGQCDWIDSQPRRMITTILDGLREQVPDGWQVDYAPGARILNLVDDPEGPTYPDGQPRPKIAAPAPADPELIAQAVEVAQRSDVVIAVVGDVIQLVGEGCSTATLELYGDQKDLLDALAATGKPMVVVLMSSKPLILPPSGLAAQAILWQPSPGMKGGQALAEIVLGLTGPSGRLPITFPRHAGQLPVYYNQVRGQHGNRYADLTQDPLWAFGEGLSYTTFSYGKPELDGPAQVGADDVLHLSLPVTNSGERPGTELVQLYVSDLVTSVSWAGRELKGFQRVDLEPGQTKRVVFDLPVSECTIVDASGDRVVEPGEFQALLGHSSRMDDLQSVTFTVR; encoded by the coding sequence ATGGAGCGCACAATCATGGAGGACGAGACCGCATTGGACGGGGCGCCGTACAGGAACCCCTCACTTGGCATAGATGAGCGGTTGGCGGACCTGCTGGGGCGGATGACCCTGGAGGAAAAGGTGGGCCAGGTGATGCAGCTGGATGCCCGGGGAGGGGTCGAAGGACCCATATTGGAGCGGCACGTGGGCTCCCTGCTGCACGCCTCGGCCGAGCGGCTGCAGGAGGCCAGACGGCTGGTGGAGCAGACCCGCCTGCGCATCCCGCTGATCATAGGCGACGACTGCATCCATGGGCACTCCTTCTTTGAAGGCGCCACCATATTCCCGGTCCAGCTGGGCATGGCGACCACCTTCGACACTGAGATGGCAAGGCGCATAGCCCGCGCAGCCGCCGAGGAGGTCTCCACCACCGGTATCCATTGGACCTTTTCACCCGTCTTGTGCATAGCCCGTGACACCCGATGGGGCAGGGTGGACGAGACCTTCGGCGAGGACCCCTATCTGATCGGCGAGATGGGGTCCGCCATGGTGCGCGGTTACCAGGGTGGTTCGGCCATGGAAGGTGAACTGCCCCGAGATGCGATCCTGGCCACGGCCAAGCATTTCGCCGGTTATTCCGAGACCCAGGGCGGCCGCGACGCCTCCGAAGCCGACTTGTCGCACCGTAAGCTGCGCTCGTGGTTCCTGCCGCCGTTCGAGCGCATGGCCCGGGAAGGTTGCGCTTCGTTCATGATGGGCTATCAGTCCATCGACGGGATTCCGGTGACCATCAACGATTGGCTGCTGAACCAGGTGCTGCGGGGGGAGTGGGGTTACAGCGGAACCCTGGTCACCGACTGGGACAATGTGGGCCGCATGGTCTGGGAGCAGAAAGTGGAGCCCGACTACACGCACGCCGCGGCCGCCGCCGTCAAGGCCGGCAACGACCTGATCATGAACACTCCCGGCTTCTACGAGGGCGCCCTGGATGCGCTCTGCCAGGGGCTGCTGTCCGAGGAGGAGCTGGACCAGGCCGTGAGCCGGGTGCTGGCGCTGAAGTTCCGCCTGGGGCTCTTTGAGGATCCGCGTCTTCCCGACCTGGAGCGGCAGCGGGCGGTCATCGGCTCCGAGGAGCACCAGGAGCTCAACCTGGAGGCGGCCCGTGAATCGGTGGTGCTGCTCAAGAACGACGGCCTGCTGCCCCTGTCTGGCGGCGATGGAAGCGCCTCGGGGGCCCGGCGTATCGCAGTCGTGGGTCCCCTGGCCGACGACGCACAGACCCAACTGGGGGACTGGGCTGGCGGCTCGGGCCAGTGCGACTGGATCGACAGCCAGCCACGGCGGATGATCACCACCATCCTGGACGGTCTGCGCGAGCAGGTGCCGGACGGTTGGCAGGTGGACTACGCCCCTGGAGCCCGGATTCTGAACCTGGTGGACGACCCTGAGGGTCCCACCTACCCGGATGGACAGCCCCGGCCTAAGATCGCCGCCCCAGCGCCCGCGGACCCGGAACTGATCGCCCAAGCTGTGGAGGTCGCCCAGCGTTCCGACGTGGTGATCGCCGTGGTGGGAGACGTCATCCAGCTGGTGGGCGAGGGATGCTCGACCGCCACCCTGGAGCTCTACGGCGACCAGAAGGACCTCCTGGACGCGCTCGCCGCCACGGGCAAGCCCATGGTCGTGGTGCTCATGTCGTCCAAGCCCTTGATTCTGCCGCCCAGCGGACTCGCGGCGCAGGCCATCCTCTGGCAACCCAGCCCCGGCATGAAAGGCGGACAGGCGCTGGCGGAGATTGTGCTGGGCCTGACCGGGCCCTCGGGCCGCCTGCCGATCACCTTCCCCCGTCACGCAGGCCAGCTGCCCGTCTACTACAACCAGGTGCGCGGCCAGCACGGCAATCGTTACGCCGACCTGACCCAGGACCCGCTCTGGGCATTCGGCGAGGGATTGTCGTACACCACCTTCTCCTATGGGAAGCCTGAATTGGATGGCCCGGCCCAGGTGGGGGCCGACGACGTGCTGCACCTCAGCCTGCCGGTGACCAACAGCGGTGAGCGCCCTGGCACCGAGCTGGTCCAGCTCTATGTGAGCGACCTGGTTACTTCGGTCTCGTGGGCCGGGCGCGAGCTCAAGGGCTTCCAGCGGGTGGATTTGGAGCCTGGGCAGACCAAGCGGGTCGTTTTCGACCTGCCTGTCTCAGAATGCACGATTGTGGACGCATCAGGCGACCGCGTCGTGGAGCCTGGCGAGTTCCAGGCCTTGCTGGGCCACTCCTCGCGGATGGATGACCTTCAGTCCGTCACCTTCACCGTGCGGTAA
- the xseA gene encoding exodeoxyribonuclease VII large subunit produces the protein MAIHTAFAPGWADAGGGAPAGSINRPKPLSELPRLARDTTADDPWPVSVLSQKYHDAVARWPGAWVEGQIVEINTRRAGSAYLTVRDNFEDISVSVMGFRAFAAKARDFRQGDRVVVHGKPDLWVKQTRLSFMADDIRRVGTGDLKEQIEQLRRQLKGEGLFDAENKVRLPEFPQRIGLICAPQARAEGDVITNARLRWPTIEFSVVHAHVQGPQCPPEVVAAIQKLDADPSVDVIIVARGGGSFEDLLGFSDESVVRATAACRTPIVSAIGHEDDWTLIDLAADLRASTPTDAAKRVVPDVMEQEGIIAEARMRIESRIRALVDNETRLIEGYANRPSLTQPLTMLDKPQRFVDEAKVRLDIALRRIADDASLTVEKLQSSLTALSPQSTLDRGYAVVQTAQGAVASDASVIPDGATIKVTLKRGALEATKTATLSQED, from the coding sequence ATGGCCATACACACAGCTTTCGCGCCCGGCTGGGCCGATGCCGGCGGAGGCGCGCCAGCGGGTTCGATCAACCGGCCCAAACCTTTGAGCGAACTTCCTCGCCTGGCCAGGGACACGACCGCCGATGACCCTTGGCCGGTGAGCGTGCTCAGCCAGAAGTACCACGATGCCGTGGCCCGCTGGCCCGGGGCCTGGGTGGAGGGGCAGATCGTGGAGATCAACACCCGCCGGGCCGGGTCCGCCTACCTGACCGTGCGCGACAACTTCGAGGACATCTCCGTGTCCGTTATGGGCTTCCGCGCCTTCGCTGCCAAGGCCCGCGACTTCCGCCAGGGCGACCGGGTGGTGGTGCATGGCAAGCCCGACCTGTGGGTCAAGCAAACCCGCTTGAGCTTCATGGCGGACGACATCCGACGGGTGGGCACCGGCGACCTCAAAGAGCAAATCGAGCAACTGCGCCGGCAGCTCAAGGGCGAAGGGCTTTTCGATGCCGAGAATAAAGTGCGGCTGCCCGAATTCCCCCAGCGAATCGGTCTGATTTGCGCACCCCAAGCCCGGGCGGAGGGCGATGTGATCACCAACGCCCGCCTCCGCTGGCCCACGATCGAGTTCTCAGTGGTTCACGCCCATGTGCAAGGCCCCCAGTGCCCGCCCGAGGTGGTGGCGGCCATCCAGAAACTGGACGCCGACCCGAGCGTGGACGTGATCATCGTGGCGCGGGGCGGCGGCTCCTTTGAGGACCTGTTGGGTTTCTCCGACGAGTCCGTGGTGCGCGCCACCGCAGCCTGCAGGACGCCGATCGTGTCCGCGATCGGCCACGAGGACGATTGGACCTTGATCGACCTGGCCGCCGACCTGCGCGCCTCCACGCCCACCGACGCCGCCAAACGCGTGGTGCCGGACGTGATGGAGCAAGAGGGCATTATCGCCGAAGCCAGGATGCGGATTGAATCACGTATCCGGGCCTTAGTGGACAACGAGACCAGGCTGATTGAGGGCTACGCCAACCGGCCCAGCCTGACCCAGCCGCTGACGATGCTGGACAAGCCCCAGCGATTCGTGGATGAGGCCAAGGTGCGCCTGGACATTGCCTTGCGAAGGATCGCGGACGACGCCTCGCTCACAGTGGAGAAACTCCAGTCTTCTTTGACCGCCCTCTCCCCCCAATCCACTCTGGACCGGGGCTACGCGGTGGTGCAGACGGCTCAGGGGGCCGTCGCCTCCGACGCCTCAGTCATCCCAGACGGAGCCACCATCAAGGTCACCCTCAAGCGGGGAGCCCTGGAGGCCACGAAAACCGCCACCCTATCCCAGGAAGACTGA
- a CDS encoding glycoside hydrolase family 30 protein codes for MTRTIEWISSTPQRKLSEAAIEPVPLGSSDDMELTGRGLQELRGFGGCFNELGWLPLQQVGQEEREGVIRELFSPDELNFSFNRTPVAANDFADSWYSYDETEGDYGLKDFSVERDESTLIPYIRQAQRYQPNMGLFASPWSPPTWMKTSKAYNFGSIVTSTENLDAYAHYLLRYVQEYERRGIHINQLHVQNEVFADQKFPSCLWSSDDLRLFIRDYLGPLFAKEAPGTDIFLGTLNGPEDMKFSASGIELENYSRFVDNILFDDDCRRYIKGIGYQWAGQHDIERTHQCWPEIELIQTESECGMGENSWEYAEYVFSLINRYFKSGATAYTYWNMVLGDGLSTWGWRQNSLFTVDSTTHEVRRNPEYYVMRHFSHYVQPGARLLESRGHFGAMSIAFANPDGSRVVVAQNALERSMPFSCAGIEGQDVQEGSGFKATLEPRSFNTFVIK; via the coding sequence ATGACTCGGACAATCGAGTGGATTTCAAGCACCCCCCAGCGCAAGCTGTCCGAAGCGGCGATCGAGCCCGTCCCTTTGGGGTCATCGGACGACATGGAGCTGACCGGTCGCGGCCTGCAGGAGCTGCGTGGATTTGGCGGCTGTTTCAACGAGTTGGGCTGGCTACCCCTGCAGCAAGTGGGTCAGGAGGAGCGCGAAGGCGTGATCCGTGAGCTCTTCAGCCCGGACGAACTCAACTTCTCCTTCAACCGCACGCCGGTGGCCGCGAACGACTTCGCCGACTCCTGGTACAGCTACGACGAGACCGAGGGCGACTATGGGCTCAAGGACTTCAGCGTGGAGCGCGATGAGTCCACGCTGATCCCTTACATCCGCCAAGCCCAGCGCTACCAGCCGAATATGGGCCTGTTCGCCAGCCCCTGGAGCCCGCCCACCTGGATGAAGACCTCCAAGGCCTACAACTTCGGGAGCATCGTCACCAGCACCGAGAACCTGGACGCCTACGCCCACTATCTGCTGCGTTACGTGCAGGAGTACGAGCGTCGCGGCATCCACATCAACCAGCTGCACGTGCAGAACGAGGTCTTCGCCGATCAGAAGTTCCCCTCCTGCCTGTGGTCAAGCGACGATCTGCGCCTGTTCATCCGTGACTACCTGGGCCCGCTGTTCGCCAAGGAGGCGCCCGGCACCGACATCTTCCTGGGCACCCTGAACGGTCCGGAGGACATGAAGTTCTCGGCCTCGGGCATCGAGCTGGAGAACTACAGCCGCTTTGTGGACAATATCCTCTTCGACGATGACTGCCGCCGCTATATCAAGGGCATCGGCTACCAGTGGGCCGGCCAGCACGACATCGAGCGCACCCACCAGTGCTGGCCCGAGATCGAGCTGATCCAGACCGAGTCCGAGTGCGGCATGGGAGAGAATTCCTGGGAGTACGCCGAGTACGTCTTCTCCCTGATCAACCGCTACTTCAAGTCAGGCGCCACCGCTTACACTTACTGGAACATGGTCCTTGGCGACGGTCTGAGCACCTGGGGCTGGAGGCAGAACTCCCTGTTCACCGTGGATTCCACGACCCACGAGGTCCGGCGTAACCCGGAGTACTACGTGATGAGGCACTTCTCCCACTACGTCCAGCCCGGCGCCCGGCTGTTGGAAAGCCGGGGGCATTTCGGGGCCATGTCGATCGCCTTCGCCAACCCTGACGGGAGCCGGGTGGTGGTGGCCCAGAACGCGCTGGAGCGGTCCATGCCGTTCTCCTGCGCCGGAATCGAGGGGCAGGACGTGCAGGAGGGTTCGGGGTTCAAGGCCACCTTGGAGCCCCGTTCGTTCAACACGTTCGTAATCAAATAA
- a CDS encoding endonuclease/exonuclease/phosphatase family protein has protein sequence MIGRIPGARLLLTLLARVLTVLALIGTGARLLPSRFADWPFLPELVSLTPWFALVAALALVLALTTRRWLTALLALASLSAGVGWVYPFFAADHDLPKRAIVAGSSEQPLTDDDAARVMTVNVYKGRADAQAIVQAVRANRVEVLALQETTDEFVDRLNRAGIKEVLPYAKIASADHKYGNGLWSASPLGSPARDDVNSSASQMPAGTVTFGGGREVRFVCVHTTSPSPGEWGQWKRSLDELSAMKAHVHTTYVFMGDFNASYDHAPFRDFLGDRFQDAARYSGHGLTMTWPADRARTPLFTAIDHIVIDQGIQAGQLKTLPIPGSDHRGLVGSIWVGR, from the coding sequence GTGATAGGACGAATTCCTGGGGCGCGACTGCTATTGACGCTGCTGGCGCGCGTCTTGACCGTCCTCGCCTTAATCGGCACCGGGGCCAGGCTCCTGCCCAGCCGGTTCGCCGACTGGCCCTTCTTGCCGGAGCTGGTCTCGCTGACCCCCTGGTTCGCTCTGGTCGCGGCCCTGGCTTTGGTCCTCGCCCTGACCACCAGGCGTTGGCTGACCGCTCTACTCGCCCTGGCCAGTCTGAGCGCGGGTGTGGGCTGGGTCTACCCCTTCTTCGCAGCCGACCACGACTTGCCTAAGCGGGCCATAGTCGCTGGATCGTCCGAACAACCGCTCACTGACGACGATGCGGCGCGCGTGATGACCGTTAACGTTTACAAGGGCCGCGCCGACGCCCAGGCCATAGTCCAGGCCGTCCGGGCCAACCGGGTGGAGGTTTTGGCCTTGCAGGAGACCACCGATGAGTTCGTGGACAGGCTGAACAGGGCTGGCATCAAGGAAGTCCTGCCCTACGCCAAGATCGCCTCCGCGGACCACAAGTACGGCAACGGTCTGTGGTCGGCCTCGCCCCTGGGCTCCCCGGCCCGCGACGACGTGAACTCATCGGCCTCGCAAATGCCGGCCGGCACCGTGACTTTCGGCGGCGGCCGGGAGGTCCGCTTCGTCTGCGTGCACACCACGTCACCCTCGCCGGGCGAGTGGGGCCAGTGGAAGCGCAGCTTGGACGAGCTGAGCGCCATGAAAGCCCACGTGCACACCACATATGTCTTTATGGGCGACTTCAACGCCAGCTACGACCACGCCCCCTTCCGCGACTTCCTGGGCGACCGCTTCCAGGACGCGGCCCGCTACTCAGGCCACGGTCTGACGATGACCTGGCCGGCCGACCGGGCGAGGACGCCGCTCTTCACGGCCATCGACCACATCGTTATAGACCAGGGCATCCAAGCGGGCCAGCTGAAGACCCTGCCGATTCCGGGTTCCGACCACCGTGGGCTGGTGGGCAGCATCTGGGTGGGGCGGTGA
- a CDS encoding exodeoxyribonuclease VII small subunit has translation MAENTAKSNADNEETLASTLSDKERETIAKLPYEQARDQLIQAVQALEAGGLDLDASMRQWEIGEALAKRAQELLGQVRAKLDAAQTEQASAGASAGTQSNLE, from the coding sequence ATGGCGGAGAACACCGCGAAGAGCAACGCAGACAACGAGGAGACCCTGGCCTCCACCCTGTCCGACAAGGAGCGCGAAACCATCGCCAAACTCCCCTACGAGCAGGCCCGGGACCAGTTAATTCAGGCGGTGCAAGCCCTGGAGGCCGGCGGCCTGGACCTCGACGCCTCCATGCGCCAGTGGGAAATCGGCGAGGCCTTAGCCAAGCGGGCCCAGGAGTTGCTGGGACAGGTGCGCGCCAAGCTGGACGCGGCCCAAACCGAGCAAGCCTCTGCCGGGGCATCCGCCGGCACCCAGTCCAACCTGGAGTAA